Proteins from one Sarcophilus harrisii chromosome 2, mSarHar1.11, whole genome shotgun sequence genomic window:
- the GON7 gene encoding EKC/KEOPS complex subunit GON7, whose amino-acid sequence MELLGEFVDRDGQQQRIRIACEGPSESSRFQGLLSGLAQMRERVTELLSTVEGKDEQDPAATGGSSSVSEGEDDEAEDEESNTHNKIYSSGPPAKRIKPIHFDSNLECNCGAKNFG is encoded by the exons ATGGAGCTGCTCGGGGAGTTTGTAGATCGGGACGGGCAGCAGCAGCGGATCCGAATAGCTTGCGAGGGGCCGAGTGAGTCTAGTCGTTTCCAGGGACTGCTTTCTGGATTGGCGCAGATGAGGGAACGGGTGACCGAGCTCCTCAGTACCGTGGAAGGAAAGGATGAGCAGGACCCGGCAGCGACTGGAGGCTCCTCCTCAGTCTCGGAGG gtGAAGACGATGAGGCTGAAGATGAAGAAAGTAACACTCATAACAAAATTTACTCATCTGGACCACCTGCAAAACGGATAAAACCCATACATTTTGACAGTAATCTTGAATGTAATTGTGGAGCAAAAAACTTTGGCTAA
- the UBR7 gene encoding putative E3 ubiquitin-protein ligase UBR7 encodes MAGAERGGGRPAEQEPVVSLVDVLEEDEELENEACAVLGGSDSEKCSYSQGSVKRQALYACSTCTPEGEEPAGICLACSYECHGSHKLFELYTKRNFRCDCGNSKFKNLECKLLPEKGKLNSGNKYNDNFFGLYCICKRPYPDPEDEIPDEMIQCVVCEDWFHGRHLGAIPPESGDFQEMVCQACMKRCSFLWAYAAQLAVPTVTKIITAEDDGVLNVDGTEDQKVIKAENGTNNHESIPEESILEKGKVIREENKTEQVDEPSTSSGSESDLQTVSMNEHQNTESHSVCKLQDLKTKKYVKQDTATYWPHNWRNKLCTCSDCMKMYADLEILFLTDEYDTVLAYENKGKSDQGTDRRDPLMDTLNSMNRVQQVELICEYNDLKTELKDYLRRFADEGTVVKREDIQQFFEEFQSRKRRRLDGMQYYCS; translated from the exons ATGGCGGGAGCCGAGCGAGGCGGGGGCCGGCCAGCCGAACAGGAGCCAGTGGTGTCGTTGGTGGATGTATTAGAGGAGGATGAAGAACTGGAGAACGAGGCCTGTGCGGTGCTGGGCGGCAGCGACTCGGAGAAGTGCTCCTACTCGCAG GGCTCTGTAAAAAGACAAGCATTATATGCCTGCAGCACATGCACCCCAGAAGGAGAAGAACCAGCAGGAATTTGTTTAGCATGCAGTTATGAATGCCATGGAAGTCATAAGTTATTTGAGCTATATACAAAAAG aaATTTTCGATGTGATTGTGGAAATAGCAAGTTTAAAAATCTGGAATGCAAATTACTTCCT gaaaaaggaaaattaaattcaGGCAATAAATATAATGACAACTTTTTTGGACTGTATTGCATTTGCAAGAGACCTTATCCTGATCCTGAAGATGAG ATTCCAGATGAGATGATCCAATGTGTAGTTTGTGAAGATTGGTTCCATGGAAGG CATCTGGGTGCAATTCCTCCTGAGAGTGGGGATTTCCAAGAGATGGTGTGCCAAGCTTGCATGAAACGCTGTTCCTTTTTGTGGGCTTATGCTGCGCAGTTAGCAG TTCCTACAGTCACCAAAATAATAACTGCTGAAGATGATGGGGTCCTGAATGTAGATGGAACAGAAGACCAGAAAGTCATCAAAGCTGAAAATGGAACAAATAATCATGAAAGTATTCCTGAAGAGAGCAtcctagaaaagggaaaagtcatcAGGGAAGAGAATAAAACAGAGCAAGTTGATGAACCATCTACCAGCTCTGGTTCTGAATCTGATCTACAA ACAGTTTCCATGAATGAACATCAGAATACAGAATCCCATTCAGTCTGCAAGTTACAAGATCTGAAGACCAAGAAGTATGTAAAGCAAGACACTGCCACCTATTGGCCCCATAACTGGCGTAACAAATTATGTACCTGTAGTGACTGCATG aaaatgtaTGCAGATCTAGAAATCCTATTCCTGACAGATGAATATGATACAGTCCTGGCTTATGAGAACAAAGGCAAAAGTGACCAGGGAACAGATAGGAGAGACCCTTTAATGGATACACTTAACAGCATGAATAGAGTCCAGCAAGTGGAACTTATCTGTG aatATAATGATTTAAAGACTGAACTTAAAGACTATCTCAGGAGATTTGCTGATGAAGGAACG